From the Theobroma cacao cultivar B97-61/B2 chromosome 2, Criollo_cocoa_genome_V2, whole genome shotgun sequence genome, one window contains:
- the LOC18609729 gene encoding probable LRR receptor-like serine/threonine-protein kinase At4g36180, translated as MASRRTASQFLVLLSLLLLTKSVFLQAAESNSSSVNIGSCIERERKALLEFRKGLKDPSGWLSSWVGEDCCNWTGISCSNKTGNVVKLDLKSLDVCSSVGEIQADNNRSCLGGTLNPSLLNLTYLSYLDMSGNNFQGIPVPEFIGSLKNLRYLDLSGASFNGKVPPSLGNLSNLEYLDLSMYLFPLRLWASDLNWLFGLSSIKYLDLGNMNLSKAATNWLQAVNMLPSLTKLRLSGCELNGFPESLTFVNFTSLAVLDLSYNNFSSSIPRWLFNISTLEEVELYNCEIKGSIPKVLRGSLCNLWRMDLSYNVISGEINEFIEALAGCSNNTFDYLDLSANNLKGNLPESLGFLKCLDYLRLAQNSFSGSLPRSIGNLSSLTVVDLSFNSMNGTILESIGQLKRLYELNLYGNSWEGIITENLFQNLSRLSSFYISSTSKSVIFNLRRDWIPSFSLDYIAVSDCQLGPAFPSWLRTQVDDSTLTLSGAGISDAIPDWFWSLTSRLWWVDLSDNQLRGKLPYSVSFVYDIGVWVDLGFNLLGGSIPLWPNVTDLSLRNNFFSGPIPSNIGQAMSKVRNLDLSRNFLKGSIPPSINKMENLSFLDLSSNDLSGIIPSRLQGLRNLMVLDLSKNNLSGGVPSSLCSLPSFIFLKLSSNNLSGELSTTLQNCSGLLSIDLGENRFSGTILDLVSDNLFSLSYLGLRANILTGSIPEQLCKFPNLHIIDLAQNNLSGAIPECLGNLEAFTYLGPFFHELPSTQHISFSQHVEIVSKGRKNEYSKIIPLVNAIDLSSNNLVGEIPDHITELSALGTLNLSWNHLTGKIPENIANLQRLETLDLSHNNLSGPIPPSMSSMTLLNYLNLSFNNLSGQIPSSNQFQTFNDPSIYQGNPELCGPPLSTSCSSPRNGYGEDKNGDLEGEDRSEKLWFYTSMALGFATGFWVVCGSLTIKRPWRQAYFKFVDEMKDRLFVVIAVRIARFRKKVVEGR; from the coding sequence ATGGCTAGCAGGAGAACCGCAAGTCAATTTCTAGTTCTTCTTTCCCTTCTTTTGTTAACTAAATCAGTGTTCCTTCAAGCTGCAGAGTCCAACTCTAGTTCTGTGAATATTGGCAGCTGTATTGAGAGGGAGAGGAAAGCATTGCTTGAATTCAGAAAAGGTCTCAAAGATCCTTCAGGTTGGCTTTCGTCTTGGGTTGGAGAGGATTGTTGTAACTGGACCGGGATAAGCTGCAGCAATAAGACGGGCAACGTTGTCAAGCTTGACCTCAAAAGTCTTGACGTTTGCAGCTCGGTAGGAGAAATTCAAGCAGATAACAACCGATCATGCCTGGGCGGTACGTTAAATCCATCTTTACTTAATTTGACATATTTGAGTTACCTGGACATGAGCGGGAACAATTTCCAAGGAATTCCTGTCCCAGAATTCATAGGTTCACTCAAGAACTTGAGGTACCTTGACCTCTCGGGAGCTTCCTTTAATGGCAAGGTTCCTCCTAGTCTCGGAAATCTGTCTAACTTGGAATATCTTGATCTATCGATGTATTTGTTCCCTTTGAGGCTATGGGCTTCAGATTTAAACTGGCTTTTTGGTCTCTCTTCTATTAAATATCTTGATCTTGGCAACATGAACCTTAGCAAGGCAGCAACTAATTGGTTGCAAGCTGTTAATATGCTTCCTTCCCTGACGAAGTTGCGCTTGTCGGGCTGTGAACTTAATGGTTTCCCCGAGTCTTTGACATTTGTAAATTTTACTTCCCTTGCAGTCCTTGATCTCTCTTATAACAACTTCAGCTCTTCAATACCTCGCTGGTTATTTAATATAAGCACCCTTGAGGAGGTTGAGTTATATAACTGTGAAATTAAAGGTTCCATACCCAAGGTTTTAAGGGGAAGCCTGTGCAACCTATGGAGGATGGATCTGTCATATAACGTGATTAGTGGCGAAATAAATGAATTCATAGAGGCTTTGGCTGGGTGCAGCAATAATACCTTCGACTACTTAGATTTGAGTGCAAATAATCTCAAAGGAAACTTGCCTGAGTCCTTGGGCTTCCTAAAGTGTTTAGACTACCTTCGACTAGcccaaaactcattctcagGTTCACTCCCAAGGTCAATAGGGAATCTGTCAAGTTTGACAGTGGTGGATCTATCTTTCAACTCAATGAATGGGACAATTTTAGAAAGCATTGGACAACTCAAAAGGCTATATGAACTTAATCTTTATGGAAATTCATGGGAAGGGATCATCACCGAAAATCTTTTTCAGAACCTCTCAAGATTATCCTCTTTTTACATATCATCCACAAGCAAATCTGTGATCTTCAACTTGAGACGAGATTGGATTCCTTCTTTCAGTCTTGATTACATCGCAGTCAGTGATTGCCAATTGGGTCCTGCATTTCCATCATGGCTTAGAACTCAAGTAGATGATTCTACACTCACACTTTCCGGTGCCGGTATTTCAGACGCCATACCTGATTGGTTTTGGAGCCTAACATCTCGGCTTTGGTGGGTGGATCTTTCTGATAACCAATTGAGAGGAAAGCTTCCATATTCAGTTAGCTTTGTTTATGATATCGGAGTGTGGGTAGATCTAGGATTCAACCTCTTGGGGGGTTCAATCCCTCTATGGCCAAATGTTACAGATCTTTCTTTGAGGAACAATTTTTTCTCTGGACCAATTCCCTCAAATATAGGCCAAGCAATGTCTAAAGTGAGAAACCTGGATCTTTCCAGAAATTTTCTTAAAGGTAGCATTCCCCCTTCCATtaacaaaatggaaaatttgAGCTTTcttgatctttcaagtaatGATTTATCAGGAATAATTCCCAGCCGGTTGCAGGGCTTGAGAAACTTAATGGTCTTAGATTTGTCCAAAAACAATCTGTCAGGTGGCGTTCCTAGCTCTCTTTGTTCATTACCTTCTTTCATCTTTTTGAAACTGAGCAGTAACAATCTCTCTGGCGAGCTCTCTACAACCTTGCAGAACTGCTCAGGGTTGTTATCTATTGATCTTGGAGAAAATCGATTTTCTGGGACAATATTAGACTTGGTATCAGATAATCTGTTCTCTTTATCATACTTGGGATTAAGAGCCAACATCTTGACAGGCAGCATTCCTGAACAACTTTGTAAGTTTCCCAATCTGCACATTATAGACCTTGCTCAGAATAATTTATCAGGGGCTATTCCTGAATGCTTGGGCAATTTGGAAGCTTTTACCTATTTGGGTCCTTTTTTCCATGAATTACCCTCAACCCAGCATATCTCATTCTCACAGCACGTGGAGATAGTGTCGAAAGGTAGAAAAAATGAATATAGCAAGATAATTCCACTCGTTAACGCCATTGACCTATCGAGCAACAATTTAGTGGGAGAGATACCAGATCACATAACAGAGCTCTCAGCCTTGGGCACTCTGAATTTATCATGGAACCATTTGACTGGGAAGATACCGGAGAACATTGCCAACTTGCAACGGTTGGAGACACTTGACCTCTCACACAACAATCTTTCAGGCCCAATTCCTCCTAGCATGTCCTCAATGACTTTGTTGAACTATTTGAATTTGTCATTTAACAACTTATCGGGACAGATTCCAAGTAGCAACCAGTTTCAGACCTTCAATGATCCTTCCATATATCAAGGGAACCCAGAGCTCTGTGGTCCTCCATTGTCAACCAGCTGCTCATCTCCGAGAAATGGATATGGAGAAGATAAAAATGGAGACTTGGAAGGTGAAGACAGATCTGAAAAGCTATGGTTCTACACGAGCATGGCGCTGGGATTCGCCACAGGATTTTGGGTCGTTTGTGGCAGTTTGACAATCAAACGGCCATGGAGACAAGCCTATTTCAAGTTTGTTGATGAAATGAAAGATAGGCTCTTTGTGGTCATTGCAGTGCGTATAGCTCGTTTCCGAAAGAAGGTTGTGGAAGGACGATGA
- the LOC18609732 gene encoding uncharacterized protein LOC18609732, with protein MGNYISCTLATPLIKSGKAARVILPGGEIRQFRESIKAAELMLECPNFFLTNSQSLHIGRRFSALSADEELEFGNVYIMFPMKRVNSMVTAADMAMLFMAANSAAKRISGGKVRILPESGNVGGQESSTECEDGGSRLSLEGVDEGFPVAEFKYRLSVCRSRKPSLETIKEEPVRSR; from the coding sequence ATGGGAAATTACATTTCGTGCACTTTGGCCACCCCTTTAATCAAGAGCGGGAAAGCTGCAAGGGTGATCCTTCCCGGAGGTGAAATCAGGCAATTCCGGGAGTCTATAAAGGCTGCAGAGCTTATGTTGGAGTGTCCAAACTTTTTCTTGACGAATTCCCAATCTCTTCACATAGGCAGGAGATTTTCAGCTCTGAGTGCTGATGAGGAATTAGAGTTCGGCAACGTGTACATCATGTTCCCAATGAAGAGAGTCAACTCTATGGTAACTGCGGCTGATATGGCTATGCTTTTCATGGCAGCAAACTCTGCAGCCAAAAGAATATCTGGAGGAAAAGTGAGGATATTACCGGAGTCTGGCAACGTTGGCGGGCAAGAAAGCTCAACAGAATGCGAAGATGGAGGCTCGAGATTGAGTTTGGAAGGGGTTGATGAGGGGTTCCCGGTTGCAGAATTTAAGTACAGGTTATCTGTCTGTAGGTCCAGAAAACCTTCCTTGGAGACAATCAAAGAAGAGCCAGTTCGCTCAAGGTGA